The proteins below are encoded in one region of Silene latifolia isolate original U9 population chromosome 2, ASM4854445v1, whole genome shotgun sequence:
- the LOC141640942 gene encoding zinc finger BED domain-containing protein RICESLEEPER 2-like: MASSQPRRSGKRRCVISEQHESEAPPTVDLLDEEESEEMNETVTQKSYIPHPTKKSRPGRRYLLKTSRLRAPYWVDYELFLDDADHVRAECQHCDSTFAADTVINGTKNLKKHSSTCEKNPNNLSKGKQAQLVLEPIDGQEGEARLKNRIVSHDDIRDSIAYMLVLDELAFRHVDKPGFKYFMSVVCPTFHIPSRWTIASDCFKLYLRKKDILKDLLRSSCQRVSITTDTWTSIQKINYMCVTAHFIDDNWTLQKRILNFCPITSHKGEAIGRALEDCLDSWGVLEKLFTVTVDNASSNDLACAYMRSLAPEKGYVSDGKYMHMRCIAHIINLIVWDGLKEHVKCIDKVRYAVKFVRGSPARLHLFREQVDKCKITCKLSLSLDVPTRWNSTYIMLNTALQYKTVFGRLKIPVETQESGGTRITISPPSLEDWDKIEKLVVFLKEFYDLTNRISGSLYVTSNSLFFHISHTCGLLNQWMASKDPAFKKMAKDMKDKYNKYWGNIDKMNMLIYMGVILDPNFKFLGLQLALHGMYEKDDAEVLARKIKQFAYDFFSEYRRIYAPVTPHSEDPDMSTSIPTSGGGSLALMKSISEQVKIKMRGFGGDSSTGFVRTEFDRYLDEQKGEDEPSNILDWWKLNEPRFPVLARMARDVLAMPISTVASESAFSAGGRTLDRFRSSLTPKTVQGLICAQDWIRAEIRKSNVDVEESLEDLEKLEIDTEKLSGEDRLIFVTDPMI; the protein is encoded by the exons ATGGCAAGCTCCCAACCCAGACGAAGTGGTAAGAGACGGTGCGTCATCTCCGAACAGCATGAATCTGAAGCTCCTCCAACCGTTGATTTGTTGGatgaagaggaaagtgaggaaatGAACGAAACAGTTACCCAAAAGTCATATATACCACATCCAACAAAAAAATCAAGGCCTGGACGTCGGTATCTTCTCAAAACAAGCAGATTAAGGGCACCATATTGGGTGGATTATGAGTTGTTTCTCGACGATGCCGATCATGTAAGAGCTGAGTGTCAGCATTGTGATTCGACTTTTGCCGCAGACACTGTTATTAATGGGACAAAGAATTTGAAAAAGCATTCATCTACATGTGAGAAAAATCCTAACAACTTAAGCAAAGGTAAGCAAGCTCAACTTGTCTTAGAGCCCATAGATGGTCAGGAAGGAGAGGCTAGATTGAAAAACAGAATTGTGAGTCATGATGATATTAGAGATTCGATTGCTTACATGCTTGTGCTTGATGAATTGGCATTTAGACATGTAGATAAGCCTGGATTTAAATATTTCATGTCTGTGGTGTGTCCTACATTTCACATTCCTTCACGTTGGACCATTGCTTCAGATTGTTTTAAGTTGTACTTGCGTAAGAAGGATATACTCAAAGACTTGCTCCGTAGTTCTTGTCAACGAGTCTCCATTACAACTGATACATGGACTTCCATTCaaaaaattaattacatgtgTGTTACTGCTCACTTTATAGATGATAACTGGACATTACAAAAACGTATATTAAATTTCTGTCCTATTACTAGTCATAAAGGTGAAGCAATTGGTAGAGCTCTTGAAGATTGTTTAGATTCATGGGGTGTACTTGAAAAGTTATTTACCGTCACAGTTGACAATGCAAGCTCAAATGATTTGGCATGTGCTTATATGAGATCATTGGCACCAGAAAAAGGCTATGTTAGTGACGGTAAATATATGCACATGAGATGTATTGCACACATTATAAATCTGATTGTTTGGGATGGTCTGAAGGAACATGTGAAATGTATTGATAAGGTTCGATATGCAGTGAAGTTTGTGAGGGGTTCTCCAGCTAGGTTGCATTTATTTAGGGAGCAAGTAGATAAATGTAAGATTACTTGTAAGTTGTCTCTGAGTCTTGACGTGCCAACAAGATGGAACTCGACATATATAATGTTGAACACTGCTCTACAGTATAAGACTGTGTTTGGTCGGTTAAAAATTCCTGTGGAAACTCAAGAATCTGGTGGTACTCGTATTACTATTAGTCCCCCCAGTTTAGAAGATTGGGATAAGATAGAAAAACTTGTAGTATTTCTTAAAGAATTTTATGATTTAACTAATCGTATATCAGGCTCATTATATGTGACAAGTAACTCCCTCTTTTTTCATATTAGTCATACTTGTGGTTTGTTAAACCAGTGGATGGCAAGTAAGGACCCTGCCTTTAAAAAAATGGCCAAGGATATGAAAGACAAATATAACAAGTATTGGGGTAACATTGATAAGATGAATATGTTGATCTACATGGGTGTGATTCTTGATCCAAACTTTAAGTTTTTAGGATTACAACTTGCTCTTCATGGTATGTATGAGAAAGATGATGCAGAGGTATTGGCAAGAAAAATTAAACAGTTTGCATATGATTTTTTTTCTGAGTATAGACGCATTTATGCACCTGTTACTCCTCACAGTGAAGACCCTGACATGTCTACAAGTATTCCTACTTCGGGAGGGGGAAGCTTGGCTCTTATGAAATCAATAAGTGAACAAGTTAAGATTAAGATGAGAGGATTTGGTGGAGATAGTAGCACTGGTTTTGTAAGAACAGAATTTGATAGGTACTTAGATGAGCAAAAGGGAGAAGATGAGCCATCCAATATTTTAGACTGGTGGAAGCTCAATGAGCCAAGATTTCCTGTTCTAGCTCGTATGGCTCGTGACGTCTTAGCTATGCCAATTTCAACAGTTGCATCAGAATCAGCCTTTAGTGCAGGAGGGCGTACTCTTGATCGATTTCGAAGTTCTTTAACGCCTAAG ACGGTGCAAGGTCTTATATGTGCACAAGATTGGATTCGAGCTGAAATTCGTAAATCCAATGTTGATGTGGAAGAAAGTTTAGAAGATTTGGAAAAGCTGGAAATAG ATACAGAGAAGTTAAGTGGGGAGGATAGGTTGATCTTTGTCACTGATCCAATG ATTTGA